One Arthrobacter sp. FW306-07-I genomic window carries:
- a CDS encoding long-chain-fatty-acid--CoA ligase, producing the protein MTNTNSADGFATISVAAVLAESAKRTPDSIALVVGEEQVSYGDLWRQTRAYAGALRARGIGPGDAVAVLIPNVPDFARVYYAILSLGAIVVPVHALLKAREIEYVLQDSGAKLLICAAPLLGEGAAGATASGIDVLTVMAPDDGGFPRLEAEAADAEPIRTYEPCRPSDTATILYTSGTTGKPKGALGTHFALVEQTSTLLTSVMDFQPGDVLFGGLPLFHTFGQTVVLNTGLRAGVTIVLMPRFTGEDALKLLAKHNVNIFIGVPTMYVALLEAAKTVPDRPAALRYGISGGASLPLAVMDRFRDVYGVEIHEGYGLTETSPVAAFNHVGTAPRPGTIGIPIWGVDIEIARPEVVDSIELLPNGELGELVIRGHLLMKGYLNRPEATAEAVVDGWFRSGDLGTKDDDGYLTIVDRKKDMIIRNGYNVYPREVEEILLTHPAVVSAAVYGIPDEVHGQEIAAAIVLDAGASVTEAELIDFASAQLAAYKYPRVVRILSELPLGPSGKILKRKLAEDPA; encoded by the coding sequence ATGACAAACACCAACTCCGCTGACGGCTTCGCCACCATTTCGGTGGCAGCCGTGCTGGCTGAATCAGCCAAAAGGACTCCCGACAGCATCGCCCTGGTGGTGGGTGAGGAGCAGGTCAGCTACGGCGACCTGTGGCGCCAGACCCGCGCCTATGCCGGCGCACTGAGGGCGCGCGGCATCGGCCCTGGAGACGCCGTTGCCGTCCTGATCCCGAACGTTCCGGACTTCGCCCGGGTGTACTACGCCATCCTGTCGCTCGGTGCCATCGTTGTGCCCGTGCATGCCTTGCTCAAGGCGCGCGAAATCGAGTACGTCCTGCAGGACAGCGGCGCCAAGCTGCTGATCTGCGCCGCTCCGCTGCTCGGGGAGGGGGCAGCGGGTGCCACGGCCAGCGGAATCGACGTGCTGACGGTGATGGCTCCCGACGACGGCGGGTTCCCCCGGCTGGAAGCGGAAGCTGCGGACGCGGAGCCCATCCGGACGTACGAACCGTGCCGCCCCTCGGACACGGCCACCATCCTTTACACCTCGGGCACCACCGGGAAACCGAAGGGCGCGCTGGGCACCCACTTCGCCCTGGTGGAACAGACCAGCACCCTGCTGACCAGCGTGATGGACTTCCAGCCCGGCGATGTCCTGTTCGGCGGCCTGCCGCTCTTCCACACCTTCGGCCAGACGGTGGTCCTCAACACCGGGCTGCGCGCCGGCGTCACCATCGTCCTGATGCCTCGGTTCACCGGCGAGGACGCCCTGAAACTGCTGGCCAAGCACAACGTCAACATCTTCATCGGGGTGCCCACCATGTACGTGGCGCTCCTGGAAGCCGCCAAAACCGTACCGGACCGGCCGGCCGCCCTGCGGTACGGCATCTCCGGCGGTGCATCCCTTCCGCTGGCCGTCATGGACAGGTTCCGCGACGTCTATGGCGTGGAGATCCACGAAGGCTACGGCCTGACTGAGACGTCGCCGGTGGCCGCCTTCAACCACGTTGGCACCGCACCCCGGCCGGGCACCATTGGGATCCCGATCTGGGGTGTTGACATCGAAATTGCCAGGCCCGAGGTGGTGGACAGCATTGAGCTGCTTCCCAACGGCGAATTGGGTGAGCTGGTCATCCGTGGCCACCTGCTGATGAAGGGCTACCTGAACCGGCCCGAGGCAACGGCGGAGGCCGTGGTGGACGGCTGGTTCCGCAGCGGGGACCTTGGAACAAAGGACGACGACGGTTACCTCACCATCGTGGACCGCAAGAAGGACATGATCATCCGGAACGGTTACAACGTCTACCCGCGGGAAGTGGAGGAGATCCTCCTGACGCATCCCGCTGTGGTCAGTGCCGCCGTGTACGGGATCCCGGACGAGGTGCACGGCCAGGAGATCGCGGCAGCCATCGTGCTGGACGCCGGAGCAAGTGTCACCGAGGCGGAGTTGATCGACTTCGCCAGCGCACAGCTGGCCGCCTACAAGTACCCCCGGGTGGTCCGCATACTCTCCGAACTCCCCCTGGGGCCAAGCGGAAAGATCCTCAAGCGCAAGCTTGCCGAGGACCCGGCCTAG
- a CDS encoding acetyl-CoA C-acetyltransferase has translation MNQNANIPVILGGARTPFGRFRGGLTPFSSSDLGAHAIRAALERTGVAPEQIGAVIVGQVIQAGAGQGPARQASLAAGIGWDVPTITINKLCLSGLTAVIDAARMIRTGEADFIVAAGQESMTNAPHLVPGLRAGVVIGDAPMLDSLNHDGLQDPVTGKLMGEATDAGNTERGITREEQDAVAARSHQRADAARAAGVLAEEIAPIQVPQRKGPSVTLEHDEGIRPETTAESLAQLRPAFSKAETATITAGSSSPLSDGAAALIIANKAAAQAAGLEWIAEIGAHGQTAGPDGSLHSQPARAIERALKVQGLTVQELDLVEINEAFASVLIQSANDLGIETEAVNAEGGAIALGHPVGASGARLVLHQALALKRRGGGTGVVALCGGGGQGDALILTA, from the coding sequence TTGAACCAGAACGCCAACATCCCCGTCATCCTGGGCGGCGCCCGCACCCCGTTCGGCCGGTTCCGCGGCGGCCTCACGCCCTTCTCCTCCAGCGACCTCGGCGCGCACGCCATCCGGGCCGCCCTGGAACGGACCGGTGTGGCACCGGAGCAGATCGGTGCCGTCATCGTGGGACAGGTCATCCAGGCCGGTGCCGGACAGGGCCCCGCCCGCCAGGCCAGCCTGGCCGCGGGAATCGGCTGGGACGTCCCCACCATCACCATCAACAAGCTTTGCCTGTCCGGATTGACTGCCGTCATCGACGCTGCGCGGATGATCCGGACCGGTGAAGCGGACTTCATTGTGGCCGCCGGCCAGGAGTCCATGACCAACGCACCGCACCTGGTCCCCGGCCTCCGCGCCGGCGTGGTCATCGGTGATGCCCCAATGCTGGACTCGCTGAACCATGACGGACTGCAGGACCCGGTCACCGGCAAGCTGATGGGCGAGGCCACCGACGCCGGGAACACCGAACGCGGCATCACCCGTGAGGAGCAGGACGCCGTGGCGGCACGCTCCCACCAGCGCGCCGACGCTGCACGCGCTGCCGGGGTGCTGGCCGAGGAAATCGCGCCGATCCAGGTGCCGCAGCGCAAAGGTCCGTCCGTCACCCTTGAGCACGATGAAGGCATTCGCCCCGAAACCACCGCGGAGTCCCTGGCGCAGCTGCGCCCGGCGTTCTCCAAGGCGGAGACGGCCACCATCACCGCGGGTTCGTCGTCGCCACTCTCCGACGGCGCGGCCGCCCTGATCATTGCCAATAAGGCTGCGGCTCAAGCCGCAGGCCTGGAATGGATCGCCGAGATCGGCGCCCACGGCCAGACCGCCGGCCCGGACGGATCGCTGCACTCCCAGCCCGCCCGGGCCATCGAGCGGGCGCTGAAGGTCCAGGGACTCACGGTCCAGGAGCTGGATTTGGTGGAAATCAACGAAGCCTTCGCCTCCGTCCTCATTCAGTCCGCCAACGACCTCGGCATTGAAACCGAAGCCGTGAACGCCGAGGGGGGCGCCATCGCCCTGGGCCATCCAGTGGGAGCATCGGGGGCACGGCTGGTGCTGCACCAGGCGCTGGCCCTGAAGCGCCGCGGCGGCGGCACCGGCGTCGTGGCCCTCTGTGGCGGCGGCGGCCAGGGTGACGCCCTGATCCTCACAGCATGA
- a CDS encoding NAD-dependent epimerase/dehydratase family protein: MVTQFAADTVAPRSILFIGGTGVISAAAAERAVALGHRLTILNRGQSTRPVPEGTEVLHADVRDAAAVREVLGGREFDAVADFISYTPDQAQASMELFRERTGQYVFISSASAYQKPPTRLPIRESTPLKNPFWEYSRNKIACEELLFRAYREDDFPLTVIRPSHTYDRTKIAMMGGWTDIHRMRNGLPVMVHGDGTSLWTLTHSKDFAKAFVGLLGRPQAVGESYTITSDEYLPWNQIYQLFARAAGVREPELVHVASETIAAHDEELGSNLLGDRSHSVVFDNTKIKSLVPDYTATIPFADGAREIIEWYDSHPELQQVDEAYMQLSDKLTGWARQGA; the protein is encoded by the coding sequence GTGGTAACCCAATTCGCTGCCGATACGGTGGCGCCGAGGAGCATCCTGTTCATCGGTGGCACGGGAGTCATCAGCGCGGCGGCGGCAGAGCGTGCCGTCGCGCTGGGGCACCGGCTGACCATCCTGAACCGCGGCCAGTCCACCCGGCCTGTCCCGGAGGGCACGGAAGTGCTCCACGCCGACGTCCGTGATGCAGCGGCCGTCCGGGAGGTGCTGGGCGGCAGGGAGTTCGACGCCGTCGCGGACTTTATCTCCTACACCCCCGACCAGGCGCAGGCCAGCATGGAGCTGTTCCGGGAGCGGACCGGGCAGTACGTCTTCATCAGCTCCGCCTCCGCCTACCAGAAGCCGCCCACCAGGCTGCCGATCCGTGAGTCCACGCCGTTGAAGAACCCCTTCTGGGAGTACTCCCGGAACAAGATCGCGTGTGAGGAGCTGCTCTTCCGGGCCTACCGGGAGGATGACTTTCCCCTGACGGTCATCCGGCCATCGCACACCTACGACCGCACCAAGATCGCCATGATGGGCGGCTGGACGGACATCCACCGCATGCGCAACGGCCTTCCGGTCATGGTCCACGGCGACGGCACCTCGCTGTGGACGCTGACGCACAGCAAGGACTTCGCCAAGGCCTTCGTCGGCCTGCTCGGCAGGCCGCAGGCGGTGGGCGAGAGCTACACCATCACCTCGGACGAGTACTTGCCCTGGAACCAGATCTACCAACTGTTCGCGCGGGCAGCGGGGGTCCGGGAACCCGAACTGGTACATGTGGCATCCGAAACCATCGCCGCCCATGACGAGGAACTGGGTTCCAACCTCCTGGGCGACCGGTCCCACTCGGTGGTCTTTGACAACACCAAGATCAAATCGCTGGTGCCGGACTACACCGCCACCATCCCGTTCGCGGACGGCGCCCGGGAGATTATTGAGTGGTACGACAGCCACCCGGAACTGCAGCAGGTGGACGAGGCCTACATGCAGCTTTCCGACAAGCTCACCGGCTGGGCGCGCCAGGGAGCCTGA
- a CDS encoding aldo/keto reductase — translation MSELTLNNGVTIPQLGFGVFQVPPEDTQRTVEDALEAGYRHIDTAAAYRNEAGVGAALAATGIAREEIFVTTKLRNGEQGRAQEAFQNSRKALGLDFIDLYLIHWPVPSQGLFVQAWKEMERLYENKEIRAIGVSNFLSDHLDTLLESAETVPAVNQIELHPSYQQADLAAKCRGLGIAVEAYSPLGQGGDLNGNAVTEIAAAHNATTAQVVLAWHLANGNIVIPKSANPDRIRENFAASSLTLSQDELAAITALESGARIGSDPAVASFTQM, via the coding sequence ATGTCAGAGCTGACACTCAACAATGGCGTCACCATCCCGCAGCTTGGCTTCGGCGTTTTCCAGGTCCCGCCGGAAGACACCCAGCGGACCGTGGAGGATGCGCTCGAGGCAGGCTACCGCCACATCGATACCGCCGCGGCCTACCGCAACGAGGCAGGAGTGGGGGCAGCACTGGCCGCCACCGGCATCGCCCGCGAGGAAATCTTCGTCACCACCAAGCTCCGCAACGGCGAGCAGGGCAGGGCACAGGAAGCATTCCAAAACAGCCGCAAGGCGCTGGGCCTGGACTTCATCGACCTCTACCTCATCCACTGGCCCGTCCCCTCCCAGGGGCTTTTTGTCCAGGCCTGGAAGGAGATGGAGCGGCTGTACGAGAACAAGGAGATCCGTGCCATTGGCGTCTCCAACTTCCTCTCGGACCACCTGGACACCCTGCTGGAATCCGCCGAAACTGTGCCGGCCGTGAACCAGATCGAGCTCCACCCCAGCTACCAGCAGGCAGACCTGGCGGCCAAGTGCCGCGGCCTGGGCATTGCTGTCGAGGCCTACAGCCCCCTTGGACAGGGCGGAGACCTCAACGGAAACGCCGTCACCGAAATCGCTGCTGCGCACAACGCCACCACTGCCCAGGTGGTGCTCGCCTGGCACCTTGCCAACGGAAACATCGTCATTCCCAAGTCGGCCAACCCGGACCGCATCCGCGAGAACTTCGCGGCTTCATCCCTGACGCTCTCCCAGGACGAACTGGCCGCCATCACGGCGCTGGAGTCCGGCGCCCGCATTGGTTCCGATCCCGCCGTCGCCTCCTTCACCCAGATGTAG
- a CDS encoding TetR/AcrR family transcriptional regulator, protein MTSPPSNQPADGHPADGPVAAAIGLLAKQGFDATSVEELAEASGMSRSTFFRRFGSKEDVVFADHERILRQVNDRLAESRLEPLAAVADAALLVFEHHLRNPATSRARYGLLQAVPALRDRELVTSHRYERAFLQFLNDRLPGKGRHEYKAVAFAAAVVAVHNAFLRQWLRTTPKAGDTTAADKNRAAALAAELQVLSDTFRPALLGSPAPSQPAPTVVVTVLPGPADREAIAQAVRDALP, encoded by the coding sequence ATGACTTCGCCCCCTTCCAACCAGCCCGCGGACGGGCATCCCGCCGACGGGCCTGTCGCCGCAGCCATCGGGCTCCTGGCGAAGCAGGGCTTCGATGCCACGTCGGTCGAGGAGCTCGCGGAAGCGTCGGGGATGAGCCGCAGCACGTTCTTCCGCAGGTTCGGGTCGAAGGAGGACGTGGTCTTCGCGGATCATGAGCGGATCCTGCGCCAGGTGAATGACCGGCTCGCCGAATCAAGGCTTGAGCCGCTCGCCGCCGTTGCGGACGCCGCCCTGTTGGTCTTCGAGCACCACCTGCGGAATCCGGCAACGTCCAGGGCCCGCTACGGGCTGCTGCAGGCAGTCCCGGCCCTTCGCGACCGGGAACTGGTCACGTCCCACCGCTACGAGCGGGCATTCCTGCAGTTCCTCAATGACCGGCTGCCCGGGAAGGGGCGGCACGAGTACAAGGCCGTCGCCTTCGCCGCGGCCGTAGTGGCCGTGCACAACGCCTTCCTCCGCCAGTGGCTGCGCACCACCCCGAAGGCCGGGGACACTACTGCGGCAGACAAGAACAGGGCGGCAGCCCTCGCCGCAGAACTCCAGGTCCTGTCGGATACGTTCCGGCCTGCGCTCCTCGGTTCCCCCGCCCCCTCCCAACCAGCCCCGACCGTCGTCGTGACCGTCCTTCCCGGCCCTGCCGACAGGGAAGCCATCGCCCAGGCGGTCCGGGACGCCCTGCCCTAG
- a CDS encoding aldo/keto reductase: MQYTHLGRSGLKVSRLCLGTMNFGPQTEEADAHSIMDSAHESGINFFDTANVYGGVDHRGWTEEIIGRWFAKGGERREHTVLATKLYGTMTDRPNESKLSALNIRRALDASLKRLQTDYIDVYQFHHIDRDTPWDEIWQAIEVAVQQGKILYSGSSNFAGWHIAQAQEAARRRNYNGLVSEQSIYNLFRRELELEVIPAAQQYGLGLIPWSPLQGGLLGGVLKKEREGVRRTEGRAAETLKKHQDQIRQYEDFADELGHEPGDVALAWLLHQPAVTAPIVGPRTQEQLDAAIRALDVSLDEDALKRLDDIFPGHRTAPEDYAW; encoded by the coding sequence ATGCAGTACACCCACTTGGGCCGCTCCGGCCTGAAAGTCTCCCGCCTCTGCCTGGGCACCATGAACTTTGGGCCGCAAACGGAAGAAGCGGACGCCCACAGCATCATGGACTCCGCCCACGAGTCAGGCATCAACTTCTTCGACACCGCCAACGTATATGGCGGCGTTGACCACCGCGGCTGGACCGAGGAAATTATCGGACGCTGGTTCGCCAAGGGCGGCGAGCGCCGCGAGCACACCGTCCTGGCCACCAAGCTCTACGGCACCATGACGGACCGTCCCAACGAGTCCAAGTTGTCAGCACTGAACATCCGCCGGGCCCTGGACGCAAGCCTGAAGCGCTTGCAGACCGACTACATCGATGTGTACCAGTTCCACCACATCGACCGCGACACCCCGTGGGACGAAATCTGGCAGGCCATCGAGGTGGCAGTGCAGCAAGGGAAGATCCTGTACTCAGGCAGCAGCAACTTTGCAGGCTGGCACATCGCACAGGCCCAGGAAGCCGCCCGACGCCGCAACTACAACGGCCTGGTCAGTGAACAGTCCATCTACAACCTGTTCCGCCGCGAGCTCGAACTGGAGGTCATCCCGGCGGCACAGCAGTATGGCCTGGGCCTGATCCCCTGGTCACCGCTGCAGGGCGGGCTGCTGGGCGGCGTGCTGAAGAAGGAACGCGAGGGCGTGCGGCGCACCGAAGGACGGGCCGCCGAAACGCTGAAGAAGCACCAGGACCAGATCCGCCAGTACGAGGACTTTGCCGACGAGCTGGGCCACGAACCCGGCGACGTCGCCCTGGCGTGGCTCCTGCACCAGCCCGCGGTCACGGCTCCGATCGTGGGCCCCCGCACCCAGGAACAACTGGATGCCGCCATCCGCGCCCTGGACGTCTCGCTTGACGAAGACGCGCTTAAGCGCCTGGACGACATCTTCCCGGGACACCGCACGGCGCCGGAAGACTACGCGTGGTAA
- a CDS encoding rhamnogalacturonan lyase: MNPRLTPVRLLSVGAAGLALTVGCLAAPASAVGPSPKPASPGIQLDHLDRGLVAAGTSEGVFLSWRLLGTEATGSSATGLTGTDFNVYRDGQKLATVTDSTNFLDRAGTAGSAYQVRAVVGGVEVDRSATATPWGSNFKDVPLKKPADGVTPAGQAYAYSANDTSVGDVDGDGQYEFIVKWDPNNSKDVSQVGYTGNTYVDTYKADGTLLSRIDLGVNIRSGAHYTQLLVNDFDGDGRAEMMMKTAPGTKSTSFNTDGSVAASSFISLLQSDIEAGYSNTDDYRMSAADYYQHMVKTFQGWTGHPEVKAGRWPATLEEAFGIAPQYKYPLSQADAEKLTDYFMDVYAPSRSARNNLRAFEGFIVSGPEYLTVFEGATGKELKTVAYTPGRTDDGLMWGDYAMARIEPGNRVDRFLAGVAYLDGKKPAAVFARGYYTRTTLATYTWDGTNLSPVWHVDSDWTPMTNPFNDSPHGRDGTDPTYGKLTTQGFHSLSASDVDGDGKQEIVYGSATLDDDGSILYTSFDTLPAGSASPGQEARLGHGDAMHVTDIDPNRPGKEIFTVHEGAAYAPYGYAMRDAATGEVLFGAYSGKDTGRGMIGDVDPSVPGIENWAIGMQSADGRKLSSSAPGTNMSIKWAADMTTQIINGSGDQTPTIDDWKRGRLLTADGTRTNNSTKGTPSLVADIMGDWREEMVVRTADSSALRIYLSTEVTNHKLYTLMHDPQYRAEVARQNTAYNQPAYTDFYFASDMKFGNVPLRSAWLPGSIKALQDILADLVESGDVSGPVASQLGTSVQQAAKAVQDRNPAKAGQAVQRFVDFLAQQKNPDTVSNTARVSLEYNAGNILRAFSNAGQ; the protein is encoded by the coding sequence ATGAATCCACGCCTTACCCCCGTTCGCCTGCTCTCCGTGGGCGCCGCCGGCCTGGCACTTACGGTCGGTTGCCTCGCAGCCCCGGCCTCCGCCGTCGGCCCCTCCCCCAAGCCGGCTAGTCCCGGCATCCAACTGGACCATCTTGACCGTGGCCTGGTCGCCGCCGGCACCTCCGAGGGCGTGTTCCTCAGCTGGCGGCTGCTGGGCACCGAGGCAACCGGCTCCTCCGCAACCGGCCTTACCGGCACCGACTTCAACGTCTACCGGGACGGCCAAAAACTGGCCACCGTCACGGACAGCACCAACTTCCTGGACCGGGCTGGAACGGCGGGGTCGGCCTACCAGGTGCGGGCCGTCGTCGGAGGCGTCGAGGTGGACCGAAGCGCCACCGCCACGCCGTGGGGCAGCAACTTCAAGGACGTTCCGCTCAAGAAGCCTGCCGACGGCGTCACCCCGGCCGGCCAGGCCTACGCCTACTCCGCCAATGACACCTCCGTGGGGGACGTGGACGGCGACGGGCAGTATGAGTTCATCGTCAAATGGGACCCGAACAACTCCAAGGACGTCTCGCAGGTGGGCTACACGGGCAACACCTACGTCGACACCTACAAGGCAGACGGGACGCTCCTCAGCCGCATCGACCTGGGCGTCAACATCCGCTCGGGCGCGCATTACACCCAGCTGCTGGTGAACGACTTCGACGGCGACGGCCGGGCGGAGATGATGATGAAGACGGCCCCGGGGACCAAGAGCACCAGCTTCAACACTGACGGCAGCGTGGCGGCCAGCTCGTTCATCTCCCTGCTTCAATCCGATATCGAAGCCGGCTACTCCAACACCGACGACTACCGCATGAGCGCAGCGGATTACTACCAGCACATGGTGAAAACCTTCCAGGGCTGGACCGGGCACCCGGAGGTCAAGGCAGGCCGCTGGCCGGCCACCCTTGAGGAAGCCTTCGGCATCGCCCCGCAGTACAAGTACCCCCTCTCCCAGGCTGACGCGGAAAAGCTCACCGACTACTTCATGGACGTCTACGCCCCGTCCCGCAGTGCACGCAACAACCTGCGCGCATTTGAGGGCTTCATCGTGTCGGGACCGGAATACCTGACCGTGTTCGAAGGCGCCACGGGCAAGGAACTTAAGACGGTGGCCTACACCCCGGGGCGCACGGACGACGGCCTGATGTGGGGCGACTATGCAATGGCGCGGATTGAGCCGGGGAACCGCGTGGACCGGTTCCTGGCCGGCGTCGCCTACCTGGACGGCAAGAAACCGGCGGCGGTCTTCGCCCGCGGCTACTACACCCGCACCACTCTCGCCACCTACACCTGGGACGGAACAAACCTTTCGCCCGTTTGGCACGTGGACTCGGACTGGACGCCCATGACCAACCCGTTCAACGACTCCCCGCACGGCCGTGATGGAACGGACCCCACCTACGGGAAGCTCACCACGCAGGGCTTCCACTCCCTGAGTGCCTCGGACGTGGACGGCGACGGCAAGCAGGAGATTGTGTACGGGTCTGCAACGCTCGACGACGACGGCTCGATTTTGTACACGTCCTTCGACACCCTGCCGGCAGGCAGTGCGTCACCCGGCCAAGAGGCCCGGCTGGGCCACGGCGACGCCATGCATGTGACCGACATCGACCCCAACCGGCCCGGCAAGGAAATCTTCACCGTCCACGAGGGAGCGGCGTACGCCCCCTACGGCTACGCCATGCGGGACGCGGCCACCGGGGAGGTCCTGTTCGGAGCCTACTCCGGCAAGGACACGGGCCGCGGCATGATCGGCGACGTGGACCCGTCCGTCCCCGGCATTGAAAACTGGGCCATCGGCATGCAGTCCGCCGACGGCCGGAAGCTGTCCAGCAGCGCACCGGGCACCAACATGAGCATCAAATGGGCCGCGGACATGACCACCCAAATCATCAACGGCTCCGGGGACCAGACCCCCACCATCGATGACTGGAAGCGCGGCCGGCTGCTCACGGCGGACGGTACCCGCACCAACAACAGCACCAAGGGAACTCCCAGCCTGGTGGCGGACATCATGGGCGACTGGCGCGAGGAAATGGTGGTCCGGACGGCGGACAGCTCGGCCCTGCGGATCTACCTGAGCACGGAAGTGACCAACCACAAGCTCTACACCCTGATGCATGATCCGCAGTACCGCGCCGAGGTAGCGCGCCAGAACACGGCCTACAACCAGCCGGCTTACACCGACTTCTACTTCGCGTCCGACATGAAGTTCGGCAACGTCCCGCTGCGCAGCGCGTGGCTTCCGGGCAGCATTAAGGCCCTGCAGGACATTCTGGCGGACCTGGTGGAGTCAGGGGACGTTTCCGGTCCGGTGGCGAGCCAGCTTGGCACCAGCGTGCAGCAGGCGGCAAAGGCGGTCCAGGACCGTAACCCGGCCAAGGCGGGCCAGGCCGTGCAGCGGTTCGTGGACTTCCTTGCGCAGCAGAAGAACCCGGATACGGTATCAAATACGGCCCGGGTGTCGCTGGAGTACAACGCCGGCAATATCCTGAGGGCATTCTCGAATGCCGGGCAGTGA
- a CDS encoding acyl-CoA dehydrogenase family protein produces MTTTSPTRVPASAKSPTSFPGGTVEPDYILTEALGTDPASVLTGVTDGDRAYWDRARSFVQNEVLPVIDGYWERGEYPLHLLQRLGELDLLRDGIAVEGYAPMSSMAAGLVNMELSRGDGSVATMVAVQGGLALRSVAECGSPEQKERWLPAIAGGAEYAAFALTEPTHGSDSVALETTATRTEGGFLLNGEKKWIGNGSVGGVSIVWARGEDGQVHGYLVPQGSSGYTATKIEGKLALRAIWQAHIRLEDVFVPEENVLPGARTFKDTARVLLATRLGVAWSAVGHATACYETAVQYAKQRKQFGRPLAASQIVQERLARMLSELATMQLMVVQMTRLDEAGTLTPEQASLAKYTCTRTARGIASNARDLLGGNGILLENRVARHLADIEAIHTYEGTETMQALIIGRGITGTSAFA; encoded by the coding sequence ATGACGACGACGTCCCCCACCCGGGTGCCCGCCAGCGCCAAAAGTCCCACCAGCTTTCCCGGCGGCACGGTGGAACCGGACTACATCCTCACCGAGGCGCTGGGCACCGACCCGGCATCCGTCCTTACCGGCGTCACCGATGGGGACCGCGCCTACTGGGACCGGGCCCGCAGCTTTGTCCAGAATGAGGTCCTCCCCGTCATCGATGGCTACTGGGAACGCGGCGAGTACCCCCTGCATCTCCTCCAGCGCCTTGGCGAACTGGACCTGCTGCGCGACGGCATTGCGGTGGAGGGGTACGCACCCATGAGCAGCATGGCCGCCGGCCTGGTGAACATGGAGCTCAGCCGCGGCGATGGCTCCGTGGCCACGATGGTGGCAGTGCAGGGCGGCCTTGCCCTGCGGTCCGTCGCGGAATGCGGGTCCCCGGAGCAGAAGGAGCGCTGGCTCCCGGCGATCGCCGGCGGCGCGGAATACGCAGCCTTCGCCCTCACCGAACCCACCCACGGCTCCGACTCCGTCGCCCTCGAGACGACGGCCACCCGCACCGAGGGCGGGTTCCTGCTCAACGGTGAAAAGAAGTGGATCGGCAACGGCTCAGTAGGCGGCGTCAGCATCGTCTGGGCCCGGGGCGAAGACGGCCAGGTCCATGGCTACCTGGTTCCACAGGGCTCCTCCGGCTACACTGCCACCAAAATCGAAGGCAAGCTGGCCCTCCGCGCCATCTGGCAGGCGCACATCCGGCTGGAGGACGTCTTCGTCCCGGAAGAGAACGTCCTGCCTGGCGCCCGCACCTTCAAGGACACGGCCCGCGTCCTGTTGGCGACCCGGCTGGGCGTGGCCTGGTCCGCCGTCGGGCATGCCACCGCGTGCTACGAAACGGCCGTCCAGTACGCCAAGCAGCGCAAGCAGTTCGGCCGGCCCCTGGCCGCCTCCCAGATCGTGCAGGAACGGCTGGCCCGGATGCTCAGCGAACTGGCCACCATGCAGCTGATGGTGGTTCAGATGACCCGGCTTGATGAAGCCGGAACACTCACGCCCGAGCAGGCGTCGCTGGCCAAGTACACCTGCACCCGCACCGCGCGCGGTATTGCTTCCAACGCGCGCGACCTGCTGGGCGGCAACGGCATCCTGCTGGAAAACCGCGTGGCGCGGCACCTCGCCGACATCGAGGCCATCCACACCTACGAAGGTACCGAGACCATGCAGGCCCTCATCATCGGGCGCGGCATCACCGGCACTTCCGCCTTCGCGTAA